In the genome of Nymphaea colorata isolate Beijing-Zhang1983 chromosome 9, ASM883128v2, whole genome shotgun sequence, one region contains:
- the LOC116260518 gene encoding zinc finger protein GAI-ASSOCIATED FACTOR 1-like — translation MLVEAVEELEKSSTMTASNVTSASGEASVSSGGGNQNQNQEAPAPAAPAAPPPKRKRNLPGMPDPDAEVIALSPKTLMATNRFVCEICNKGFQRDQNLQLHRRGHNLPWKLRQRTSKEVKKRVYVCPETTCVHHDPARALGDLTGIKKHFCRKHGEKKWKCDKCSKKYAVQSDWKAHTKTCGTREYRCDCGTLFSRRDSFITHRAFCDALAEESAKAHTVVESAPAAPAVPATSSSEDTNNSKSKTGVAAAPAAQRVDSSNSALGAAPPPPASTPAAPLAAPHGPHLPTQQESGDSSGFLQPIVSNNGGGGNSIFAALMGSGGVHTQPQGFTDLIGAMARGERAASGCSTSTSSSSSLAPLALCLSSSASPVGPSTPASMAALFPPVAQSQNHHQFAPQPPHMSATALLQKAAQMGATSSSCSLFRGFSLASPSSSSSSALQQDQWVDSLQQPRTTAGLGLGLMSVPSLSYAGHNEDMGMPELMATSIFGSPVTIPKPTTLDFLGLGMGGAAPSGLSALITSMNGGNSGGLDMAAATSFGGGGGASRNGAGSSPGKSWDGS, via the exons ATGCTGGTGGAGGCAGTGGAGGAATTGGAGAAGTCTTCAACCATGACAGCATCCAACGTGACATCGGCGTCCGGCGAGGCGAGCGTCTCGTCGGGCGGCGGCAATCAGAACCAGAACCAGGAGGCCCCTGCTCCAGCGGCTCCTGCTGCTCCGCCGCCGAAACGAAAGAGAAATCTGCCCGGAATGCCAG ATCCAGATGCGGAGGTGATTGCCCTTTCGCCGAAGACGTTGATGGCGACGAACCGATTCGTGTGCGAGATCTGCAACAAGGGGTTCCAGAGGGACCAGAACCTTCAGCTGCATAGGAGAGGGCACAACTTGCCGTGGAAGCTCCGGCAGAGGACGAGCAAGGAGGTGAAGAAACGGGTGTACGTCTGCCCGGAGACAACGTGCGTCCACCACGATCCAGCGAGGGCTTTGGGGGACCTAACGGGGATTAAAAAGCACTTCTGCCGTAAACATGGGGAGAAGAAGTGGAAGTGCGACAAGTGTTCCAAGAAATACGCCGTCCAATCCGATTGGAAGGCTCACACCAAGACCTGCGGCACCCGCGAGTATCGTTGCGATTGCGGCACCTTGTTCTCGAG GAGGGATAGCTTCATTACCCACCGAGCGTTCTGCGACGCGTTGGCTGAGGAGAGTGCGAAGGCGCATACGGTGGTGGAAAGCGCCCCCGCCGCTCCCGCGGTGCCGGCGACCTCCTCCTCGGAGGATACCAATAACTCCAAATCGAAAACGGGAGTTGCTGCTGCCCCTGCCGCCCAACGTGTGGATTCTAGCAATTCAGCCCTCGGGGCTgcacctcctcctcctgcttccACTCCTGCGGCACCTCTCGCGGCGCCTCATGGCCCTCATCTCCCTACGCAGCAAG AGAGTGGCGACTCCAGCGGGTTCTTGCAGCCAATTGTGAGCAACAATGGAGGTGGTGGCAACAGCATCTTCGCGGCCCTCATGGGCTCAGGAGGGGTGCACACGCAGCCGCAGGGTTTCACCGACCTCATTGGTGCCATGGCTCGAGGCGAACGTGCTGCATCTGGATGCTCGACTTCGACTTCATCGTCTTCCTCCCTTGCTCCACTTGCGCTCTGCCTCTCGTCCTCTGCATCCCCCGTAGGGCCGTCCACCCCGGCCAGTATGGCGGCATTGTTCCCTCCCGTGGCTCAATCACAGAACCATCACCAATTCGCTCCTCAACCGCCTCACATGTCCGCGACGGCATTGTTGCAGAAAGCAGCGCAGATGGGTGCAACATCTAGCAGTTGTTCTCTATTCCGGGGATTTAGCCTTGCAtcaccatcttcttcatcttcatcagcGCTGCAACAGGATCAGTGGGTGGACAGTTTGCAGCAGCCGCGTACAACCGCGGGTTTGGGGCTTGGCTTGATGTCAGTTCCCTCGTTGAGCTATGCGGGCCACAACGAGGACATGGGCATGCCCGAACTAATGGCTACCTCCATTTTCGGATCGCCGGTGACGATTCCGAAGCCTACCACACTGGATTTCCTTGGACTCGGAATGGGCGGTGCCGCTCCAAGTGGTCTATCCGCGCTCATTACATCGATGAATGGTGGCAATAGTGGTGGTCTCGACATGGCAGCTGCCACCTCGTTCGGTGGTGGCGGCGGTGCATCTCGTAACGGCGCCGGAAGTTCTCCCGGGAAGTCTTGGGATGGCAGCTGA